TTGGTTTGCGTAAAGTCGCTTTGTAAAGTCTTTATTTCTTTTGTTTCTGATGAAATATTAGAGACAAACGCTTTTATTTCCGCACTTGTCATCGCTGTGTTTTGTGCAAAAACAAAGCCTGAAATTAATAAGAATGCTCCGAGAGCTATATTTTTTATCATTATTTTTATTTTAAAATCTAACTACAAAAGGCACAAACGTTTTTTATAACACATAAGTTACTTGAAAGTTCGCAATTCGACTTGTTAAAAGAACACATTAGTTTTTGAAAATCTTTGATTTTCGCCTTATGTGAACTTCTATTTTCAAAGTATTAAACTTAAAAAAACTAATGTGTTAAAGCTTTTGTGGTTAAAATATTATCAATTCTAAAAGTTGAATACTTTTCACGTTCCAAAAATAGTAATAAATCTACCAAAACATTGTACGTTTTTTCTGATGTGTCGTGAAGCAGAATAATGCTGCCTTTTTTTAAGTTTTTGGTGACTTTTCGATGAATTTTTTTCTCATTTTCTGTAATCGTATCTAAAGAACGAACATTCCAGCCGATGCTTTTCTTATGAGTTTTTTGGATTGCTTTTGCAATATTCGGATTGGTAACGCCAAAAGGAGGTCTGTATAAATTGGTTTTGATATTTCTGACTTTCATCATTACTTCATCACATTTTTGAATTTCTTCAATCATCTTTGAAGTGGATAAAAAACCAGTATTATTAGAATGTGAAAACGTATGATTCCCAATGGTATGACCTTCAGCAATGATTCTTTGAAACGTTTCGGGATATTTTTCGATTTGTTTTCCGATACAGAAAAAAGTCGCTTTGATATTATTCTCTTTTAGTAAGTCTAAAAACTTCGGTGTAAACTCGGTCGGTCCATCATCAAAAGTCAAAGCCACTTCTTTGATTTTTGTTCTTTTATGGGTAAAACTGTTGACAAAATAGCTTAATGTGATGTCGAATGAACCCCAAATAACAACCGCTGAAAATAGGATGAAGCAAAAGATGTAAACCCAAAATGTAGCCTGAAATGCATAGATAAAAACGTTGCAGAAAATGTAAAAAACAATGAATGGATAATGTTTCATTTTGACTGGTTTTTTAAATTATTCTATTAATCTGCTGTTCAATAATGTTTTTCGACCTTCTTTATCGATAAAATATTTCTTAATCCATAAACAGTCTCTGTTATAAACATATTGATAATTAAGCACAACCGCATCTTTAAAATCATAATCTTGAAGAATAATATTTTCGTCTTTTAATCTGATAGACTTTGTCTTATTTTCTATAATGTTCTTGCATTTATCATAAGAAAAGCTATTCATGCTACCTGTTATGTAACCTAATGATCCGTTAAATTGCCGTTCATACTGTTTTGAAATAAGTCCCTCCTTATTATATTGATAAGTTTTTGAATATACAGAGAGAATTCCGTGTTCTGAGGTTAATTGATTTTTATCATTGTAAAAATAATTAATCTCAGAATCGCGCATTAAATTACCAGTACTTGAATAGGTATTATTAATAGTGTCTTTTTCCAAGATTTCTATCGAGCTATCAATTTTAGTAGTTGAAATTAAAGAGTCATCCTCAAATATTTCTTCTAAAAAAGGTTTTCCGTTTTTCAAATGATAAACAGTAGTTTGATTTGAATGACTATTAATGATTGCTACTTTTGAGTACTTAATCCAATTTGGATTTTCCTCTAAAACTTTTTGGCTATAAAACGACTGAGGTATTAAAATGAATAGAAAACAGATTAAAGAGTAGTATTTCATCTTTTTAGATTTAAGTTTTCTCTAAGAAAACTAGACTATGGTCATTTCCTCCTAAGTGATTATAAAGAAGTATATTTTTAATACTTTCTTTTTTTATATTATTAATCATCATCACTTCAGGAATTTCCTGATTTTTTAAAATATGACAGGCCATAAATGTTGAAAACCCATTTGCTGTATTGAATTCTCCACTCAAATGCTTGTAATATAATTGTGATGAATTTGGAAATATTTCCGAAGCATTTTTATAATAAACATCAGATTCAGAATCTCCACTAAATCCTAAAATAACAGCATCAATATCCTGAGTTGTTAATTGAGTCTTTGTTAAAAAATCTTCAATGAATTTTTGAGTTTCATTTAAATCTAATTGATTAATAATTTGAATATCTGTAAGTTTAGCATAAGTGCTTTCTGTTTTTTCTTTTCCTAAAACAAAAAAACTAGAACCTTCTCCCCAAATAACTCCATCAGTTTTTGAGTTTAAATAATCAACGGGAAAATTTTCTTCTTTTTTGATGGTATTGTTTAATTTGTACAATTCCATTGTTCTATCGGTTT
The sequence above is a segment of the Chryseobacterium turcicum genome. Coding sequences within it:
- a CDS encoding polysaccharide deacetylase family protein, with product MKHYPFIVFYIFCNVFIYAFQATFWVYIFCFILFSAVVIWGSFDITLSYFVNSFTHKRTKIKEVALTFDDGPTEFTPKFLDLLKENNIKATFFCIGKQIEKYPETFQRIIAEGHTIGNHTFSHSNNTGFLSTSKMIEEIQKCDEVMMKVRNIKTNLYRPPFGVTNPNIAKAIQKTHKKSIGWNVRSLDTITENEKKIHRKVTKNLKKGSIILLHDTSEKTYNVLVDLLLFLEREKYSTFRIDNILTTKALTH
- a CDS encoding beta-ketoacyl synthase N-terminal-like domain-containing protein; protein product: MSPVYINSAACISVQDTLNENFFSNLKPENSAQILKAIEPNYKQFIPPAASRRMSKTVKMSSVASHFALKEAGIENPDAVIVGTGMGCSQDSEKFLKNVLENNEEFLTPTYFIQSTHNTVAGQIALGLQCHGYNFTYVNTSSSLEFSLLDAQLQINDDEASNILVGSTDEQTDRTMELYKLNNTIKKEENFPVDYLNSKTDGVIWGEGSSFFVLGKEKTESTYAKLTDIQIINQLDLNETQKFIEDFLTKTQLTTQDIDAVILGFSGDSESDVYYKNASEIFPNSSQLYYKHLSGEFNTANGFSTFMACHILKNQEIPEVMMINNIKKESIKNILLYNHLGGNDHSLVFLEKT